The Mytilus galloprovincialis chromosome 3, xbMytGall1.hap1.1, whole genome shotgun sequence genomic interval gaatggaaatggggaatgtgtcaaagagacaacaacccgaccaaataaaaaacaacagcagagggtcaccaacaggtctccaatgtagcgagaaattccctcaccctgacccagaggcgtccttcagctggcccctaaacaaatatatactagtccagtgataatgaacgccatactaatttccaaattgtacacaagaaactaaaattaaaataatacaagactaacaaaggccagaggctctgacttgggacaggcgcaaaaatgcggcggggttaaacatgtttgtgagatctcaaccctccccctatactatatagcactattttttttttatcactggcaggatatttaaaccatagattttacacagatttgaaaatcaacttttttatagatattttagaaaaaaatatatttaataaatgtatttacaaatgtgttttcatgcttttaatttcaatattataaagttataaatttttcatttatgaaaatcttttatttttgattgtactgtatttttattaatgcttgatattgtgataaaattaatttaaattactaTTAAGCTTTTTTATTCTCTACTAATCACATTGAtcaatgaacagttttattcagtgccggtcaaatagcaaatttcctattttgccggtgccggtcaaatagccactgcctatgTTTTTAGCAGCATTGTATCTTCGCTGTCTGCGTCGTATCAGTCTTTTAATATGTGTGGAGATCCATGTTGTTTATTACCTATATTATAGTGGGATGAATTCTTTGGTTGCTTGTAGTATGATCTTTTTTGACGTATGTCCAGTTGTCTTCTACGGTGGTTTCTTCCGTGTTGTTCATTCTTGTTCCAAAGTTGTCTCGAATGTTTTCTTTGAGTTCATTCATATCGTCCCTTTTAAATAAGTGCACCAGTCTGGGTTTCTTTTTTGATGTTTGGCCTTCATATCTACATTTACTATGACTACTTGGTGGTCACTCATTCCAGGATGTACTTCAATATTACTTACAAGTCCTGGATTGGTTGTCATTAGTAAGTCTATTGTGTTTTGTCCTCTAGTTGGTTCAATTACCATTTGATTCATGTCGTTGTTATTGGAGATTTCAATTAGTTTTTCATTTAATGCTTTTCCATACTGTGGGTTAGTGTTTACAGTGTTTGTTTGCCAGTTGATATGTGGCAGATTAAAATCTCCTCCTAGTATGACATTTGGTAGGGTTTGGCTTGTGTTCATTATGCAATTAATTGATTTTTCAAGTTCTTCAAGTTTTTCTATGGCACTGCATGACTGCCTATAGAAGGTACCTATGTATAGGTGTTGTCGTCCCTGGGTGTTGATCTTACACCATGCTGTTTCACAATCACTTCCAGTCAATATTTCTGTTGTGATGTAGTTGTTATCAACAGCTATGAATACGCCTCCTTCTCCTAATTTCCTGTCTTTTCTGTATGAATTCTGGAATTTGGTCTGAAATTCCTCAGAGTCTGATACCGTTTCGAATGAGTTGCTAGTACTCACTGTGCTCGATTCATTCATTCATGAAGAAAGAATCTATGAATGTCAGGAGCCTGCATTGTGGACATTGAAATACTAAGCTATGGATGTTCTGGTATTTCTTGTAGTCCTCTTTTGTTAGACCGTCGCATTTTGCATGTACCCACGTATCGCATTCATCGCACTGCAATCCTTGGTGATTTTTGACTTCAGGTTTGCTACAAATGGCACATGGGTACCGTATGGGTCCCGGGTTCTGTTGGATGTCCCCAgataaaataatcaataaaaagagTCCAAATGACTGTGTTGATGTTTTCGAGATGCAGTATTTTAAGTTGTCTTTTTTATGTAGACCAATCGACATGTTTCATTCTAAAATGGGATCTTGATCTAGCCAAATATTCGTTGTCTGGAATAATGTTGACTCTATGTTTCTGGCCTCATCGCTATATTGGTCATTTTGTCTTCTATATATGTATTTATGATGAAGATGGCTTAGGACAGGTGcgaacaaatgcagcgggtttaaacgttttaataggtaccaaccttcgcCCTCATCTGAAACTATAGTGTCACAGTACAACATAGAAAgagacactataaaatatcaattgaaatggctttcAACACAATCAAAAGACATtaaacacaagtgaacatacactgtacgaataaatttgatatatgacacaatgtatatacaaaatcaATAAGATAAGATAAGGGGCTAGATTTGAGTCCCAGGTTAGATGTTAAacttttggtttgtaacccggatttgtttttttcttaatcgatttatgaatttcgaacagcggtatactactgttgccttcattaaacaatttcagaaaaaaacaaccATAACCTTGAACAAAGTGCCTCCAAATAGaataatgtacacaggtaaatgaaaatgattttgaTGTAAATAGtcgtagataccaggactaaatttagtatacacgccagacgcgcgtttcgtcttcaaaagactcatcagtgacgctcgaatccaaaaaagttaaaaaggctaaataaagtacaaagttgaagagcattgaggaccaaaattcctaaaagttttgccaaatacagctaagttaatcgatgcttgaggtagaaaagccttagtatttaaaaaaattcaaaaatttgtaaacagtaaatttataaatataaccatatcaatgacaatttatGTCAGCACagaaagtgctgactactgggcttgtgataccctcggggaaatgaATCTCCACCAGCAGGGTATACATATTATCATGTACGATTGAAATGTCTGCTCTTAGTTACAGCTTATAAACATTTTGCAAAAAAtagtatattgttttgttttatgcatGTAATTGTAATGCTGCTCACCGCGAGGACCTTAATTtggacaaaaaataatattttgataagaTATCTTTATTCAAAACAGTATATTAAAATATCTTGTTTAACTTATTAGATATACATACTTCTATTTAAGTTATACGATATCTTATTATGTTATACAGATATctggtttaaatgtttaaaacatatCATCCCGGAACCTCGACCGAGTCGTTAGCCAAGTGGTCTCAGTAATTCATCTACTGTAGCACTAGCAACACTGATGTTGTATGTTTCAATCCCGTGCGTGGTAGGTGCGTTCTACTCCGAGTGTTATTTTTCCTAACAAATGCCATAAACACCTGTCTCCTGCATACCTTAAATATGTGCTtcctcaataaataaaaaaaaaacacctttaaacGACCTTCCTCAATGCCTCTACTCaacaatgaaattttatttttttggccgACATTTCTTGAAGAAGACATGGACAAACTAgcgaatttgaaaaaaaattgggagaatacagtttcattttgaaaaatgcattgttctaaaagagggacgaaagataccaaagggacagtcaaactcataaatctaaaacaaactgacaacgccatggctaaaaatgaaaaagacaaacaaacaacagcacacacgacacaacatagaaaactaaagaataaacaacacgaaccccaccaaaaaactaggggtgatctcaggtgctccggaagggtaagcagatcctgctccacatgcgacacccgtcgtgttgcttatgtgatgacaaatctggtaaatagtctaattcggtaggtcatattcatgaaagggaaggggattgtagttacgacgtaaggaacatatccgatatcatttgtgaaacggttattccataacggtcaaccaactcgtgatggcgtccgtaaaatttacgaagggatgatttcaacttcaccatttggaactcttggtttaatagcttccttgtgagcagcaaccctccatCAAGAAACATGGAAATAAACCACAAACAGTCACAAACATGGAAATAAACCGAATCCAATGAAAATACAATCTTCACTATTCTGAAATATGAAACACCAACATTATACTTGGGTTCAACTCAAGACTAACCGCTGAACAACTTAAATTAataattattattgttaaaaGGGTTTTAACATAACATTCAGGAAAACCAGAATGCATGCTCCGTTTcttaattatcaaaattatcaacgAAACCATAACAGAGAACTAAAACTACAAAAAGGGccaatgaataaaattgagaaagaaaatagggaatgtgtcaaagcgacaacaacccgaccatagagcagacaacagccgaaggccaccaatgggtcttcagttTTAGCGAGAAACTCCCAAGACAGTATAACCATAACGAGAAAAAGGTAAAGTTTCTGGTAGCAAACGGCCAATAGGAATCAAAACATTTGACTCCGCCAAAAAATAGATGAATGCAAATTCAaaagaattttggaaaattttgatttttaaagatAATCAGACACCATCTAACATTATTTTGTTAAGATCTAAATGCCAAAATGaaatagcatttaaaaaaaaaaacatttaaaacaatattcCATATAAGAGCCCACTAAGGTTTATACGTTTGTTTACACTGGTCTACcacaaaaactcatcatagaaaccaggattgaaatCTTGTATTTGCACCAGTCTAAAAAAAGACTCATCGGAtccataaaagttaaaaagatcaaataaaacacgaagctgaagagcattgaggacaaaaagtCCGGCCTTCCTTTACTTTAGGTGTCCCAACATTACTGTTGAAAAAATGGAGGGTCccacaatatacatgtatttgaatacattttgtaattgatatattatataatattctgTTGTATTGATTGTTTATATATTATTGGCTTGCATATGTCTGTTATATTAAAACTGTTTATATGGTTTTGGCTTGAATATAGGTTGTGGGACCCTAAAGTAaatgaagcatttttttttacataaataaggccgttagttttctcgtttggattgttttacattgtcttatcggggccctttatagctgactatgcggtatgggctttgctcattgttgaaggccgtacggtgacctatagttgttaatgtctgtgtaattttggtcttttgtggataattgtctcattggcaatcataccatatcttcttttttatattgtatataggttgtgggacccctaaagtaaatGAAAGCATTATAGAActcttttactttaggggtcccaaTTAAATGATCTTTATATGGTTTTTGGCTTGTATATAGGTTgtgggacccctaaagtaaatGAAAGCATTATAGAActcttttactttaggggtcccaaTTAAATAATCTTTATATGGTTTTTGGCTTGTATATAGGTTatgggacccctaaagtaaatGAAAGCATTATAGCACTCTTTTACTTTCGGGGTCCCAATTGAATTATCTTTATATAAGTTGTACGAAATCTTTAAATAGGTTgtgggacccctaaagtaaaagaaggcatTATAGCACTCTTTTACTTTAAGGGTTCCAAATTTTGTAttacaaaaaatacagaaaagtgaATGTTAAGTCATTTTACTAAAGGCAAATGCATTTTAAAACAGCAAAAAGATtggaaaattaattaaaaaattaaatacacttaAAACAGGTATATAgcgaactatttttttttttatatataattacatacCACGAACTTTTATGGActgggacccctaaagtaaaatccaaaaatatcgggacccctaaagtaaaagaaggcaaaaaattcctaaaagttttgcatcgacccagtgggtGTAAATAATCAGCATATATTAAAATCTTGTAttttcgccagacgcgcgattcgtctacacaagactcaccagtgacgatcgaatccaaaaaagttaaaaaggacatATAAAACACGAAGCTAAATAGCATTGAGgacaacattcctaaaagttttgccaaacacagctaatgtattctattcctgaggtagaaaagatttttttacataaataaggccgttagttttctcgtttgaattattttacattgtcttatcggggccttttatagctgactatgcggtatgggctttgctcattgttgaaggccgtacggtgacctatagttgttaatgtctgtgtcattttggtcttttgtggatagttgtctcattggcaatcataccacatcttttttatattaagctggttctcggctgactGCTACACTTCGTTTGAGTGTAACGATAATACCAGCGGATTTCCAGTTTAGAAAAGCCTCAGTAtcacaaaaattcaaagttttgtttacagttgatttataatcatgtcaacacagaagttctgactactaGACAGGTGATAGCTTCGGGGGgaaaaaactccaccagcagtggcatcgaccgagTGGGTGTAAATTAAATCATCATATATACAAGGATTTAAAtcttgtatttgcgccagacgcgcgtttcgtttactaatcagtgacgatcgaattcAAAAAGTTAATAAGGTCAAATAAAAAACTTAGTTTAAGAAcattgaggacaaaaaaaatcaaaaagtttgccaaatacagctaaggtattctattcctgagttagaaacgccttagtatttcaaaaatacaaagttttgatAAAGTCAATTTATAGTTATGACTATTTCAATggtaattcatgtcaacacagaagttctgactattggACTTGTGATACCCATGGTGAATAAAAACTtaatcagcagtggcatcgaccgagtgggtgtaaataaaatcatcatcatatataccaggatttaaatcttgtatttgcgccagacgcgcgtttcgtcttcataaaactcaccagtgacgctcaaaaaaaaaaaaagaagttacaaaggccaaataaagcacgaagttaaagagcattgtgaaccaaaaatctttaaaagttttgccaaatacagccaaggtaatctattcctgaggtagaaaaaccttagtattttcaaaaattataacgctcagatcaaaatagtaaaaagCCAAAACAAGAATAAAGtcgaagagcatcgaggaccccCCAaatcccaaaagttgtgccaaatacggccaaggtagTCTATGCCTAGGATGAGAAAATCCTCAGTATTTCGAATGATTCActcttttgcaaacagttaatttataaaaatgaccatataattgatatccatgtaaacaccgaattgctgactactgggctggtgataccctcggggacgaaacgtccaccagcagtggcatcgaccctgtGGTGTaaatagtagttatcaaaggtaccaagcttaAGATTtgatacgccatacgcgcgtttcttctacataagactcatcagtgtcgctcagACCAAAAAAGATAGAAGACCAAACCAATGTAAagttgtaaaatatttgtcataaagggccaacccttggtaaaatcacgatatattcaagccccatgaaatatttcttaaatatcaCCAATAAAATTGTATGTCACGATTTGATCAACAAATAATGACAGATGTATCTAGGTGATGTGATAGTGTTGAGTATTACCATTACCTGCTACGAACAATAGTGAAAGAAGAGATAAACAAGGGCTTGAAACACATAACAACCTAGGAAGgaagaaaaagcaaaaaaaaagtgtatttacGCAATTGTCCTGGTCCATCAGACAATTCCAATACTAATTGCTGTAGACATTGAAACTGATACCAGTTCTTTTAACAACGAAGTGCAAGAAAAACAATAACATCTTTAAAAATTCTTAAAGCTGCTGACATAGATTCTATACATGCTGCAATGTTGAAACCAGATATTAACACACCAACAAAGCTAGTTATATATATGATCTcttttgtattggatacctaagcttcacaaaattccgtacaaacacgATACATTGCCGGCTCACctgcatgttccactaaagattgaccattagattgactaaaattctgtccgcagtgaaagggtcttcagaaatactgtgaaactgtttactcgcgtagtggtattaactatatgtggattcttaaaaattccaaagaactTCTAGATAATTTTTAATCTCGGTCTTTTCTGAAataagttctatcaaaacttttgacttttcaaccctgtataccaccactccccatgtgaaattaaaaatcgcctgaaagaaataatccacagTGCCTTTCAACATGCatgtgaaataatttttttttgaaaaaacattgaacgacaaaatttttTCCTATGTGACGTTAACATTTCccgacgtcagacacgcgaagtaATGAACGTGTTTtgtaatttgatagatgcttttgtgctttttttgtaaatgtttttaaacaaaaatggctaaataaaaagttcaaacttatcaaatgaatataaaacaactgtcataatcctaaCTCGGTACAGGTATTTCCTTATGTTGTGTAGGAACTTGcagattgaacttggttttatttctagcttaacctctcactagtatgacagtcacttgtatgatagtcgcatacaACTCCATTACATTggcaacgatgtatgaacaaaacaaacagacataataggtaaaattgtcaaaagtagggatacagcagtcaacattgtgttataatcttgatCAATTTAAAAAACTAATAAGAAAACATAATGGTATAATACATTGCCACAGAGCACATACGcacaaattaaagacaaaaatacaaaaatgaccaTAGCACAGTAACGAACTGCTGGGATGTAAAAGTACTGAACCACGCCAAAAGGATATTACCAAAAAAGAACTAGACCGTGAAGGTTAATCATTTACAAAGGGAAAGAAAGAACACCATAACGCGTGATTAAAATCTATACATTAAGATAACTGATcatgtataataattatatgtGAATTTGATACGGAATGTGTATCAACAAGGTTTTGGTATCGTCAGATGAATCTTTCTATAGAAAGGACgagacgggtgtcacatgtggagcaggatctgcttacccttccagatcacctgagatcatccctagtttttggtggggttcgtgttgcttattctttaattttctatgttgtatcatgtgtactattgtttgtctatttgtctttttcatttttagccatggcgttgtcagtttattttcgatttattagtttgactgcccctctggtatctttcgtccctctttgacaTAAACCCTAGTTCATcagtatacagggttgaaaaatcaagtTTTGATAGAATTAATTTCAGAGAAAGATAGAGATTTTAAATTAGCCACACTTTCTTTAGAGAATCCACATATAGTTAATACAGCTATGCTAGTAAACAGGATCACGGTAATTCTGAAGAACCTCTTTCAATGTGGACAGAATGtttgtcaatctaatggacaattcctCTGTAGAACATGCAGATGGaccggcaatgtaccgttgtttcaATATGGAATTTTGTGTACCTGGGTGATCTTTCTTTGAATGAAAGGACGAGACGTTTATTCATATACATAATAAGTAGATCGTTTCCAAATATACGTTCAAAGCAAACAGTTTACAATGATAATGAAACACAGAAATGCTGAAACAGTCAAACatacttcttttttataaattttaatttacacAGTCAACATAGATCAGGAGAAGAAATAACTCAAGTTTATGTTTCAATATTAAATGTATTATTCTGGCTTTGCTTAATTATGTTTTCAAATAAGCAAATACAGAATCTTTTCAACCATTTCTTGAATTCCTTTCATTGTCTGCATCTATTGCTCCCCTAggctttattttcatttcaacacGTTTCAAAGAATATGCAAACCTGCGATTCCAGTGGTACCAAATGATGCCACGTACGATTCCATCGGCAGATATTGGAATAGGACCACCATCGACATAAAGTCCATTCAATGCTGAGTATCCACAATCTCTATACCACCATCCAGACAGGTCTTTCTGGGCACAGTGGGCAAACCAGTGATCGTTATCTCGATCGTAAGTACTAAATTGCATACCACTCTGATATGTTAGCGAATCTCCCGCTGTTCCTCCCTCAAACCCCGATACGGATAAACGATAGAAGTCCGTCTCTGGTGCCACACGAAATGTCGTCCACTGTGAGTAGGCGTCACGTCCATCCCAATCCCACATGTCTATTCGCAGTGTGTAGTTAGATGTGTATGTTAGCTGGTGGATTATTTCATTGCCTAGCCAGTATTCGCCGTTAGGGTTTCCAAATCCACCAGCATATAAATTCCATGTACGAGTAAAGTTGGTACTTCCGTCCATACGCCGCTGAATAACAGTCCATCCACCATTTGATGTTTCTAAATCACAATACAAGTTTAAAATGCGGTCATCTTGGAGTTTGATTGGATATACTCCGCTTCTTGTTATTCCATTTAAAGACAGTTCGCTACAGTCtgtaaacataatatatttgttaatttatttattttatataccaATTTTCTATTTACATTAATCTACAGTAATTCAGTACTTTATTTtatgtattcatattttttttttgggggggggggggtactaaATCGGTATCATTAAAAGGACTGACGGTACTTGTGGTACACATTGCttagtcattagttttctatagtgcgtcttgtgtacttttatttgtctgtttgccttttttattttttagccatggagttgtcagtttattttcaatctacgagtttgactgtccctctggtatctttcgtctcccTGTTAAGAATATTATTGACAGGTTATACATTATAAGACTACATATTTTAAGTCATGTTTTACTCAACAGCTTTGAGATTTAATGTACATGTTTATGTTGCACTTTGAATAGACATAAATAAAGAGTAGTGCATTTTCAATCTTCTTTTGTAAGAAATGCATTTATATACGTATATCAGTTAAAGGTGCACTagatgtcaaattcatgttcaccggtttgactcaaattctcatatttcatttacaacaacgtaaaacatttatccacattataaaaagtataaaataaacaatttacagggcatgggCTCGAGAATAGGTAGTTTCGCTTCGTTTGTATGTTAGTCTAGACGcgatctaattaactatcgagttgaccttcgGAGACCTCATAAGTTCATATAACAGTATAAgcgacataaacataaatatagatataaatagaaacgAACTCGTGTATTctgatttttctaggtctgtttaatttaataatatatattagaaatatatgttaatcaccattattacctgtataagaatgacatttcgtggatcgaatcagtcaaacaaatgatttacctttgtttcacttccaatgttgacattcttttcctttaaataactcaACAcgcacaatgcatgcgttatcaATCTCTAGCTATAAGGgcttaaattgaagttcacataaaTAAGGATTCaagtcaaattatttacttgcaagtaaataattcctCATCAATGTTTCTCAGCTTATTTTgagaaaaatgaaagtaaaagcGAATTAGTATTTCTCTATTACACTTTCATTAATAATTTAACAAAAGGaatcgtattttagatttttttttttatatatatctcgtaactagctacgagatatataaaaaatcaaaactatgatttgttttgttcaatcattaatgaaagtgaaatagagAAATACTAATTCACTtttagtttcaattttttttttattgtccatTGGGCTAATAAGCCATCCTCTCTCTAGGTAATGTGTTTTCTTGTTTTGATGTTATTGTGTTTCAATCAATCTTATTTGTCAAAGTTGTATTTCAATATCAGTTTCGTCTTTCTCTTCTTAACAGt includes:
- the LOC143067496 gene encoding microfibril-associated glycoprotein 4-like isoform X1 is translated as MIELLVLITVVCLSLGPSQSSGQHSSNSICHTPQYRSLSFELQNEHQCMVLEKLQTDMQADQTSREVLLTDLIGRIDDLRKRIMKKEKKTRPSKLRQKKEYTSSLSDVPLVRDCSELSLNGITRSGVYPIKLQDDRILNLYCDLETSNGGWTVIQRRMDGSTNFTRTWNLYAGGFGNPNGEYWLGNEIIHQLTYTSNYTLRIDMWDWDGRDAYSQWTTFRVAPETDFYRLSVSGFEGGTAGDSLTYQSGMQFSTYDRDNDHWFAHCAQKDLSGWWYRDCGYSALNGLYVDGGPIPISADGIVRGIIWYHWNRRFAYSLKRVEMKIKPRGAIDADNERNSRNG
- the LOC143067496 gene encoding microfibril-associated glycoprotein 4-like isoform X2: MVLEKLQTDMQADQTSREVLLTDLIGRIDDLRKRIMKKEKKTRPSKLRQKKEYTSSLSDVPLVRDCSELSLNGITRSGVYPIKLQDDRILNLYCDLETSNGGWTVIQRRMDGSTNFTRTWNLYAGGFGNPNGEYWLGNEIIHQLTYTSNYTLRIDMWDWDGRDAYSQWTTFRVAPETDFYRLSVSGFEGGTAGDSLTYQSGMQFSTYDRDNDHWFAHCAQKDLSGWWYRDCGYSALNGLYVDGGPIPISADGIVRGIIWYHWNRRFAYSLKRVEMKIKPRGAIDADNERNSRNG